The Flammeovirgaceae bacterium genome contains a region encoding:
- a CDS encoding gliding motility-associated C-terminal domain-containing protein, with translation MRLSFLLVVLPTLGFGQFVSTGGRFEIDQRKGCAALTVTITNANLITTGECTGLKPCDMVWGDGTPIQQNVFSHTYTQPGTYTLQVNYQNIGPDQIQITVRPNLPPEFNIFTCNGNQVQVRVTDTNYDAYIINYNDASPEVQVPKGSLAVNNHTFGSGGSKNISVRGKDVNAADNCMSNTQSVVALATLPTPFIDELRVVSGSQIDQDLVTGANIQYRLEIATNNNSTFQLAQTVYNSTAASLTNLRPDDNYYCFRLGAFDMCTNTTTAYSNIICSTNFDLAIQNNVNNLTWVTHPAGIANFSVNRDGTTLATPVASPYSDTNITCGTTYCYQVTSSYANGSQSISLQKCGQAISTDIPTATNNVTAVVSTAGVALTWLQDVAFTPVEYTVFRKSGSGSFGQIGQTTVQNFTDNQYTTAGEFCYLINYRDVCGNASSPGLEVCPIRLAGSLTNENAVNLSWTPYAGWRNGVSNYVVEKYDAGGSLVQVFNTGTSTTLFDDAEDPANQVFRYVVKANANDGGLGQAVSNEISIIKEPKLYYPTAFTPDNQGPPGNEIFKVFGRYIARFEMKIYNRWGELLFVSDNLDTGWDGTFKGKEQPEGTYAFVASLTDLAGRSFTRSGSVVLLRKK, from the coding sequence ATGCGCCTCAGTTTTCTTCTGGTAGTTCTGCCAACCCTGGGCTTCGGGCAATTCGTAAGCACAGGCGGCCGCTTTGAAATTGACCAGCGGAAAGGATGCGCAGCCCTAACAGTAACCATTACCAACGCCAACCTGATAACCACGGGCGAGTGCACCGGCCTGAAACCATGCGACATGGTTTGGGGCGATGGTACTCCAATACAGCAAAATGTGTTTTCCCACACCTACACCCAACCGGGCACCTATACCTTGCAGGTTAATTATCAGAATATCGGCCCGGATCAAATCCAGATAACAGTCAGACCCAACCTGCCGCCTGAATTCAACATTTTTACCTGCAACGGCAACCAGGTTCAGGTTCGGGTAACCGATACCAACTACGATGCCTACATCATTAACTACAACGATGCCTCGCCCGAGGTACAGGTGCCCAAAGGCAGCCTGGCTGTTAATAATCATACGTTCGGATCCGGAGGCTCAAAAAATATTTCGGTACGGGGCAAAGATGTAAATGCAGCAGATAATTGCATGTCGAATACTCAATCGGTTGTGGCCCTGGCCACCTTGCCCACTCCGTTTATTGATGAACTACGCGTAGTAAGCGGCAGCCAAATCGATCAGGACCTGGTTACCGGGGCCAACATTCAATACCGGCTCGAAATAGCCACCAATAACAACAGCACCTTTCAACTGGCGCAGACAGTATATAATTCAACAGCAGCATCGCTAACCAATCTCCGACCCGATGACAACTACTACTGTTTCAGGTTGGGCGCGTTTGATATGTGTACCAACACCACCACAGCCTATTCTAACATTATATGCAGCACCAATTTTGATTTGGCCATTCAAAACAATGTAAACAACCTAACCTGGGTAACGCATCCGGCAGGCATTGCCAATTTTTCGGTAAACCGCGATGGAACTACCCTCGCCACACCAGTTGCATCACCTTACAGCGATACCAATATTACCTGCGGAACCACCTACTGTTACCAGGTTACATCAAGCTACGCCAATGGCAGCCAAAGTATTTCGCTACAAAAATGCGGACAAGCCATATCCACCGATATACCTACAGCCACCAATAATGTTACCGCGGTTGTGAGTACAGCCGGTGTGGCCCTCACCTGGCTGCAGGATGTGGCCTTCACACCGGTGGAATACACGGTGTTCCGAAAGTCAGGATCAGGTTCATTCGGACAGATAGGCCAAACTACTGTTCAAAATTTTACCGACAACCAGTACACCACAGCCGGTGAATTTTGCTACCTGATTAATTACCGCGATGTGTGTGGAAATGCGTCCTCACCGGGTTTGGAAGTTTGTCCGATCAGGCTGGCAGGCAGCCTGACCAACGAAAATGCCGTTAACCTCAGTTGGACACCCTACGCAGGCTGGCGTAACGGAGTGAGCAACTACGTGGTGGAGAAATACGATGCCGGTGGCAGTCTGGTTCAGGTGTTTAATACCGGTACAAGTACAACCTTGTTTGATGATGCCGAAGATCCGGCTAACCAGGTTTTTCGCTATGTGGTTAAAGCAAACGCAAACGATGGTGGACTGGGCCAGGCCGTATCCAACGAAATAAGTATCATCAAAGAACCCAAACTGTATTACCCGACCGCCTTTACGCCCGATAACCAGGGACCGCCAGGCAATGAGATTTTTAAAGTATTCGGCCGGTACATTGCCCGCTTTGAAATGAAAATTTACAACCGCTGGGGAGAACTGTTATTTGTATCCGATAACCTTGATACCGGATGGGACGGCACCTTTAAAGGAAAAGAACAACCCGAAGGCACGTATGCCTTTGTGGCCAGCCTGACCGACCTGGCCGGGCGATCATTTACCCGCAGCGGATCGGTGGTACTGCTCCGAAAGAAATAG